The genomic interval GCGATGAAATACAGTAGAAACCAGCAAAACACCATAAGTCCTAAAACGATAAAGTCTAAGGTTAGGGAGTTTTTTAAGATATAATTGGAATACAGTATGCCACAGAAAACGAGAAAAACCCCCGCAATCATAAAGTGAAGGAACATAAAGAAAGTCCACAGCATTTGGTCGGGGCCATAAAGACCGCGAATATGGGTTTCGTTTTCGGATGTGCTTTCGAATTCGAGATGTAAATGTGGGGAGTAATACCTTTTTTTAGGTCCGATGATGTGTAGCCAAGCATGGTTTTTACTCGTTTTTACAAAGTAGTTTTCGTTTTTGATTTTACCGAAATCTTTGAACTTTTGTTCTAAGTCCGTTGCTTTTTGTGGTAGGTCGTTGTAAAAACGTAACAAGAGTCTAACTTCCTTATCGACTTCCATATATTGGTTGGGTTTTGGTTGAAAATGCTAATATATCAAAAAAAATGAAACTCAAGGTTTTAAACACTACCTTTGCCGAATAATTGAAAAATAGATTATGAATAACATTGTTGCGATAGTAGGAAGACCTAATGTAGGGAAATCAACCCTTTTTAATAGGCTGATACAAAGAAGAGAAGCTATTGTAGATTCAGTTTCGGGGGTTACCCGTGATAGAAACTATGGTAAAAGCGAGTGGAACGGAAAAGAGTTTTCTGTGATTGATACAGGTGGATATGTGCGTGGATCTGATGACGTGTTTGAAGGAGAGATTCGCAAGCAAGTAGAATTAGCTATTGACGAAGCAGATGTGATCATCTTTGTAGTTGATGTTGAGGAAGGAATTACGCCGATGGATGATACTGTGGCGAAGTTGTTGCGTAAGGTGAAAAAACCTGTAATTTTGGCCGTTAATAAGGTTGATAATGCCATGCGTGAGAAAGATGCGATTGAGTTTTATAACCTTGGATTGGGTGAATATTACACATTTGCAAGTATCTCAGGTAGTGGAACAGGAGATTTATTGGATGCTTTGATTAAAGCTTTTCCGGAGAAACCAGAGGTTGAAGAAACTTCTGATTTGCCACGTTTTGCAGTTGTAGGACGTCCAAATGCTGGGAAATCAAGTTTTATCAATGCATTGATTGGTAAAGAAAGATATATTGTTACTGATATTGCAGGAACAACTCGTGATGCAATTGATACTAAATTTGACCGTTTTGGATTTGAATTTAACTTGGTAGATACGGCGGGAATTCGTCGTAAGGCTAAGGTGAAAGAAGATTTGGAGTTTTACTCGGTGATGCGTTCAGTACGTGCGATTGAGCATGCCGATATTTGTATTTTGATTATTGATGCGACTCGTGGGTTTGAAGGGCAAGACCAAAGTATTTTTTGGTTGGCTGAGAAAAACCGTAAAGGAGTGGTGATTTTGGTAAACAAATGGGATTTGGTCGAAAAAGAGACTATGACTACCCGTGATTACGAAGAGCAAATTAGAGAGCAATTGATGCCATTTACAGATGTGCCAATTCTTTTTGTTTCGGCATTGACAAAACAACGTTTATTGAAAGCTTTGGAAGCGACTGTAAAAGTATTTGAAAGTAGACAGCAACGTATTCCGACTTCAAAATTCAATGAATTTATGTTGAAGGTAATTGAGGCTTATCCTCCGCCAGCAACTAAAGGAAAGTATGTGAAAATTAA from Flavobacterium ovatum carries:
- the der gene encoding ribosome biogenesis GTPase Der, coding for MNNIVAIVGRPNVGKSTLFNRLIQRREAIVDSVSGVTRDRNYGKSEWNGKEFSVIDTGGYVRGSDDVFEGEIRKQVELAIDEADVIIFVVDVEEGITPMDDTVAKLLRKVKKPVILAVNKVDNAMREKDAIEFYNLGLGEYYTFASISGSGTGDLLDALIKAFPEKPEVEETSDLPRFAVVGRPNAGKSSFINALIGKERYIVTDIAGTTRDAIDTKFDRFGFEFNLVDTAGIRRKAKVKEDLEFYSVMRSVRAIEHADICILIIDATRGFEGQDQSIFWLAEKNRKGVVILVNKWDLVEKETMTTRDYEEQIREQLMPFTDVPILFVSALTKQRLLKALEATVKVFESRQQRIPTSKFNEFMLKVIEAYPPPATKGKYVKIKYCMQLPTKTPQFVFFANLPQYVKEPYKRYLENKIRDNWDFSGVPIDIYIREK